In Nymphaea colorata isolate Beijing-Zhang1983 chromosome 13, ASM883128v2, whole genome shotgun sequence, one DNA window encodes the following:
- the LOC116266694 gene encoding disease resistance protein RUN1-like, producing MEGLYQDLPKSLQFLRWWQCPLKSLPTIDFDVVNIVVLDLTESIIEEFLGPSVTSSLPQEANYSRTFSQLKVLILKNCKNLKSTPHFRLIANATKLNIPDSICRLSSLEKLVLRSCWSLEELPEEIGRLTSLKVLQLSQGYMQRLLESVGLLTNLQELEISNCADEDHPRHFRFASPATFMSERMQPSYRCSWP from the exons ATGGAGGGCTTGTATCAGGATCTACCCAAATCGTTGCAGTTCCTGAGGTGGTGGCAATGTCCGTTGAAATCATTGCCAACCATCGACTTTGATGTTGTGAACATTGTAGTGCTCGACCTGACAGAGAGCATCATAGAGGAGTTTCTAGGTCCAAGTGTGACTAGTAGTTTGCCCCAGGAGGCGAACTACTCGCGGACCTTCAGCCAATTGAAAGTCCTTATTCTCAAGAATTGCAAGAACCTCAAGAGCACCCCCCATTTTAGGCTGATTGCAAATGCAACCAAATTG AACATACCTGATAGCATCTGTCGCCTAAGTTCTTTGGAGAAGCTCGTCCTTCGCTCGTGTTGGTCGCTAGAAGAACTCCCAGAAGAGATTGGCAGGTTGACGTCTTTAAAGGTGCTCCAATTAAGCCAAGGGTATATGCAAAGACTTCTGGAGTCTGTTGGCCTGTTGACAAACCTGCAAGAGCTGGAAATCAGCAATTGCGCGGATGAAGACCATCCCAGACATTTCAGATTTGCAAGCCCTGCGACATTTATGTCTGAGCGGATGCAGCCATCTTATAGATGCTCCTGGCCTTAG